The Bacteroidales bacterium genome includes a region encoding these proteins:
- a CDS encoding carboxypeptidase-like regulatory domain-containing protein: MKKLTLFILGFLLSLQLSFGQGILKGKVVNAENEEPLIGATVAVKGSTTGTATALNGTFTLEVVPGEKTLIVSYVGFVKKEMNLTVEDGSEQDLDLIRLQPDAIGLEEVKVVASIAQNRETPVAASNVKAKKIQMELGNQEFPQIMNTTPGVYATKKGGGAGDSRINIRGFDQRNVAVLINGVPVNDMENGWVYWSNWAGLSDVTRTIQVQRGLGASKLAISSVGGTINIITKTTDTEEGGFAETSVTDYGNRKFKRHFLCIPGRFCLQYLVQAHRLYELSARNR; encoded by the coding sequence ATGAAGAAACTCACATTGTTTATTTTAGGCTTTTTACTTTCTCTGCAATTATCTTTTGGCCAAGGCATTTTGAAGGGCAAAGTAGTCAATGCAGAGAATGAAGAACCCTTAATCGGTGCTACCGTTGCAGTGAAAGGCAGTACCACGGGAACTGCCACTGCACTGAACGGCACATTTACACTGGAAGTTGTACCGGGTGAAAAGACACTGATTGTCTCCTATGTAGGATTTGTTAAAAAGGAGATGAATCTTACCGTGGAAGATGGTTCAGAACAAGATTTGGATTTAATAAGACTACAACCTGATGCCATAGGTCTGGAGGAAGTGAAAGTAGTTGCTTCCATTGCACAAAACCGGGAGACACCGGTCGCTGCTTCTAATGTGAAAGCAAAAAAAATCCAAATGGAACTGGGCAATCAGGAATTTCCACAAATTATGAATACCACGCCTGGTGTTTATGCTACCAAAAAAGGTGGAGGCGCTGGTGATTCAAGAATTAATATCAGAGGATTCGATCAAAGAAATGTTGCAGTACTAATCAATGGAGTACCGGTAAATGACATGGAAAATGGGTGGGTCTATTGGTCGAATTGGGCAGGCCTGAGTGATGTTACCCGAACCATTCAGGTTCAGCGCGGATTGGGTGCATCTAAACTGGCCATCAGCTCGGTTGGCGGGACCATTAATATCATTACAAAAACCACCGATACCGAAGAGGGAGGTTTTGCCGAAACTTCGGTAACAGATTATGGAAACAGAAAATTCAAACGACATTTTCTCTGCATTCCTGGCCGGTTCTGCCTCCAATACCTGGTACAAGCGCATCGATTATATGAGCTATCTGCCCGAAACCGATGA
- a CDS encoding TonB-dependent receptor, whose product METENSNDIFSAFLAGSASNTWYKRIDYMSYLPETDEKVSDWESQFGYNVKTGVNYNLTNRHNVFFNAGYYARAPFFDFVFINYTNEVNPDYTTEKITGLELGYGYQSRKVSFDLNGYYTLWSDRWNDTYYPAAGRTIYFKGLEELHTGIDAELSFNISESLKLETFGSLGNWHYTNDVEVDVYDEADQTLLGTYQAYTKDLKVPDAPQTTFGASADFQLFNPLNIGLTYKFYDQLYANFDPLSRTDTEDDEQSYMLPSYDVVDARATLNFDFFGVDAQANAIVHNLFNNEYIAEGDDLGGHDKDSFVGMWGWKRNFYFSLRVNF is encoded by the coding sequence ATGGAAACAGAAAATTCAAACGACATTTTCTCTGCATTCCTGGCCGGTTCTGCCTCCAATACCTGGTACAAGCGCATCGATTATATGAGCTATCTGCCCGAAACCGATGAAAAAGTATCCGACTGGGAATCCCAATTTGGATATAATGTAAAGACTGGGGTCAATTATAACCTTACCAACCGACACAATGTCTTTTTTAATGCCGGATATTATGCCCGGGCCCCCTTCTTTGACTTTGTATTCATCAATTATACCAATGAAGTCAATCCCGATTACACAACTGAAAAGATCACCGGTCTTGAATTGGGTTATGGTTATCAGTCCAGAAAAGTTTCATTTGATCTGAATGGTTATTATACCCTTTGGTCCGATAGGTGGAATGACACCTATTATCCTGCAGCAGGAAGAACCATTTATTTCAAAGGCCTGGAGGAATTGCATACCGGTATTGATGCGGAATTGTCCTTTAATATATCCGAATCTCTGAAACTGGAAACATTTGGTTCTCTTGGTAACTGGCATTATACCAATGATGTGGAAGTAGATGTATATGATGAAGCAGATCAGACCTTGCTTGGAACCTATCAAGCCTACACCAAAGACCTGAAGGTTCCTGATGCACCTCAGACCACTTTCGGAGCAAGCGCCGATTTTCAACTGTTCAACCCACTCAATATTGGCCTTACATATAAATTCTATGATCAATTGTATGCGAATTTTGATCCTCTTAGTAGAACGGATACGGAAGATGACGAGCAATCCTATATGCTGCCTTCCTATGATGTGGTAGATGCCAGGGCAACCCTCAACTTTGATTTTTTTGGGGTAGATGCTCAGGCAAATGCTATAGTGCATAACTTGTTTAACAATGAATACATTGCAGAAGGGGATGATTTAGGCGGACATGACAAAGATTCCTTTGTGGGCATGTGGGGATGGAAACGAAATTTCTATTTTTCATTGAGGGTAAACTTTTAA
- a CDS encoding helix-turn-helix transcriptional regulator, with amino-acid sequence MRLEYHIPAMPLRAFIKLYAFYSIEKERKISPIKFIPMGLPYVVFNLEDCFFIDKSNLDKMISTKGSVITGQMVNHYYLLPQGNLTSLSVIFQPAGMFRLLHAPMHELIDYGYPAEDVLRDKLTPLYEKMLAANGNLSLMIRTLDAFFLAQLAKSDNHYAYIEYALHRIHDSTGLVTIPQLLERVCTSDRTFRRRFRECVGVSCKTYTSLTRLNHIMNAVKNQRLRDINWCRIACNSGYYDQMHFIKAFKRFCGENPTDFINRYHDPDHASEKYFLSASE; translated from the coding sequence ATGAGGCTGGAATATCACATACCCGCCATGCCGTTAAGGGCATTCATCAAATTGTATGCCTTCTACAGCATTGAGAAAGAAAGGAAGATCAGCCCAATCAAGTTCATCCCCATGGGACTGCCCTATGTTGTTTTTAACCTGGAAGACTGCTTTTTCATTGATAAGTCAAATCTTGATAAGATGATTTCTACGAAAGGGAGTGTTATTACAGGACAGATGGTAAACCATTATTACCTTTTGCCCCAGGGTAATCTTACCAGTTTGAGTGTTATATTTCAGCCTGCGGGTATGTTCCGCCTGTTGCATGCTCCTATGCATGAACTGATTGATTATGGCTATCCGGCAGAAGATGTTCTCCGAGACAAGCTGACACCCCTATATGAAAAGATGCTGGCTGCAAATGGGAATCTTTCTTTAATGATCCGCACATTGGATGCATTTTTTCTGGCGCAACTTGCTAAAAGCGATAATCACTACGCATACATTGAATATGCATTGCATCGCATCCATGACTCCACCGGTTTGGTGACAATTCCCCAGTTGCTTGAACGGGTCTGCACCAGCGATCGAACGTTCAGGCGTAGATTTCGTGAATGCGTGGGTGTTTCCTGCAAAACATATACAAGCCTGACCCGTCTGAATCACATAATGAATGCTGTTAAAAACCAACGGCTAAGGGATATCAATTGGTGCAGAATAGCATGCAATTCAGGATACTATGATCAGATGCATTTTATTAAGGCCTTTAAAAGATTTTGTGGAGAAAATCCTACCGATTTTATTAACCGATACCATGACCCTGACCATGCTTCTGAAAAATATTTCTTATCGGCCAGTGAATAA
- a CDS encoding bifunctional metallophosphatase/5'-nucleotidase, with product MKKFLFYIIPIIFIHWGCENKEKSDSRQLEVIIVHTNDMHGSINNFPHLAALKDSLEQIHEHVLLVSAGDIFSGNPVVDQYDPRGFPIIDLMNEVGYHMSAIGNHEFDYGQKALKERMEQAEFPFLCANMKTAGSILPQPKPFHRLQIEGVELVFLSLLETGNQGKPVTHPAKVKGIKFYDPIQVAGQYIDSIEGTNAMIGLTHLGYSRDKQLIEQYHAFDVIIGGHSHTLLEKTDQYRGVLITQANDDMNYAGIIRLTFKKGELANKSSELVDLNTFHQTDKKVQAKVDKYNNNEALAEIIGYAASPIKGKGELGSLFTDAQTSMHNLDFAFQNNGGIRIDEIPKGEIRVKTIYALDPFGNELMKFTMTPAEMISLIRYYYNRSYSPGLRISGGTYTMKVNSSDEIEKIIVKDEQGDLLNVDSTYSVGLNSYISDSYDFEHIDEGESLNITTAENIIKYIKQQDTIDYSEVKRVYIEQTE from the coding sequence ATGAAAAAATTCCTGTTTTACATCATTCCTATAATTTTTATTCATTGGGGATGTGAAAATAAAGAAAAATCAGACAGCCGGCAGCTCGAGGTAATCATTGTTCATACCAATGACATGCACGGAAGCATAAATAACTTTCCGCATCTTGCCGCTTTAAAAGACAGTTTGGAACAAATTCATGAACATGTTTTACTGGTAAGCGCCGGTGATATTTTCAGCGGAAATCCTGTGGTTGACCAGTATGATCCCCGCGGATTCCCTATTATTGATTTAATGAATGAGGTAGGATATCATATGTCGGCCATCGGGAACCATGAATTTGACTATGGACAGAAAGCTTTAAAGGAAAGAATGGAACAGGCTGAATTTCCTTTTCTCTGCGCTAATATGAAGACTGCCGGTTCCATATTGCCCCAACCAAAACCTTTTCATAGGCTACAGATAGAAGGGGTTGAACTGGTTTTTCTGAGTTTGCTTGAAACCGGCAATCAGGGGAAACCAGTCACCCATCCTGCAAAAGTAAAAGGCATCAAATTTTATGATCCAATACAAGTTGCCGGTCAATATATTGACAGCATTGAGGGAACTAATGCGATGATCGGGCTTACCCATCTGGGTTATTCCCGGGATAAGCAATTGATTGAACAGTATCATGCATTTGATGTCATCATTGGAGGACATTCCCATACGCTCCTTGAAAAGACTGACCAGTACAGGGGAGTATTGATCACTCAGGCCAACGACGATATGAACTATGCCGGTATTATCAGGCTGACTTTCAAAAAAGGCGAATTGGCCAATAAGTCATCTGAGCTGGTGGATCTGAACACCTTTCATCAAACAGATAAAAAGGTACAGGCCAAAGTGGACAAATACAACAACAATGAAGCTCTGGCGGAGATAATAGGATATGCAGCGTCGCCCATTAAAGGCAAAGGGGAGCTGGGATCGCTTTTTACTGATGCCCAGACTTCCATGCACAATCTCGATTTTGCTTTTCAGAATAACGGAGGGATACGAATTGATGAGATCCCCAAAGGAGAGATCCGGGTGAAAACCATTTATGCCCTGGATCCATTCGGAAATGAACTTATGAAGTTTACTATGACACCTGCTGAAATGATATCTTTGATCCGCTATTATTATAACAGATCATACAGTCCGGGACTCCGTATTTCCGGGGGTACCTATACGATGAAGGTAAACAGCAGCGATGAAATTGAAAAGATCATTGTAAAAGATGAACAAGGCGATTTACTAAATGTTGATTCCACGTACAGCGTGGGGCTAAATAGCTATATCTCGGATTCTTACGATTTTGAACACATCGATGAGGGTGAATCACTCAATATTACCACGGCAGAAAACATTATTAAATACATTAAGCAACAGGATACCATCGATTATTCAGAAGTGAAACGGGTTTATATTGAACAAACGGAGTAA